From one Rhodamnia argentea isolate NSW1041297 chromosome 1, ASM2092103v1, whole genome shotgun sequence genomic stretch:
- the LOC115747751 gene encoding LOW QUALITY PROTEIN: hydroxyproline O-galactosyltransferase GALT3 (The sequence of the model RefSeq protein was modified relative to this genomic sequence to represent the inferred CDS: deleted 1 base in 1 codon), with the protein MKKWSGGMLIVALATILVIRYSVVGNKVTKKQKQSAYNFFRNHPSDESQMKDDGSSLSFQRKATVLKIKPSEEPTLVNYKGLDDLYGLRNISVEKHKYLLVWAQMRRLLSRSDALPETAKGIHEASVAWKNFSAILYNKEVSQASIINISEDRNCPLFVSRFREMNSSNGTFLELPCGLIEDSSVTLVAIPHGGQGSFHIDLIGSQISQEADVPIVLRYNVSLPGENMTEEPFVMQNTWTDEFGWGKEERCPAHGSVNSLKGLMLDGLALCNEQLVRGTVAENLNARGSESSTNVSRSVHASANFPFAEGSLFTATLWVGLEGFHMTVNGRHETSFAYREKLEPWLVNRVKVAGDLDVLSTIAEGLPVSEDHDLVVDAEHLKAPLITKKRLVMLIGVFSTGNNFERRMAIRRSWMQYEAIRSGDVAVRFFIGLHQNMQVNVELWKEAQAYEDIQFMPFVDYYSLISYKTVAICIMGTKIIPAKYIMKTDDDAFVRIDETLSSLRGKPSNGLLYGLISSNSSPHREQDSKWYISEKEWPHNKYPPWAHGPGYIISQDIAKFIVQGHQEGDLKWFKLEDVAMGIWVEQFKNSGKEVHYISDERFYNAGCESNYILAHYQGPRKLLCLWETLQKERQPNCCE; encoded by the exons atgaagaaatggtCAGGGGGCATGTTGATTGTAGCTCTTGCTACCATCTTGGTGATTCGTTACAGTGTGGTAGGGAACAAGGTGACCAAGAAGCAGAAGCAGTCTGCATATAATTTCTTCAGAAACCATCCTAGCGATGAATCTCAAATGAAAGACGATGGTTCTTCGCTGTCCTTTCAGAGAAAGGCAACGGTGCTTAAAATCAAACCATCAGAGGAGCCCACTCTTGTCAATTATAAAGGACTAGATGACCTATATGGCTTGAGAAATATTTCAGTTGAAAAGCACAAATATCTTCTTGTGTGGGCTCAGATGCGGAGACTGCTTTCCAGGTCGGATGCACTACCAGAAACGGCTAAAGGAATACATGAGGCCTCTGTCGCTTGGAAGAATTTCTCTGCTATTCTGTACAACAAAGAAGTCTCCCAGGCTAGTATTATCAATATCAGTGAAGATAGGAATTGCCCACTGTTTGTGAGTAGATTTAGGGAGATGAATTCAAGCAATGGAACTTTCCTTGAGCTGCCGTGTGGGCTCATTGAGGATTCCTCAGTTACACTGGTTGCTATTCCTCACGGTGGCCAGGGAAGCTTTCATATTGACCTGATAGGATCACAAATTTCTCAAGAGGCTGATGTGCCTATCGTCTTGCGTTATAATGTGAGTTTGCCTGGAGAGAATATGACAGAAGAACCATTTGTCATGCAAAATACCTGGACTGATGAATTTGGATGGGGTAAAGAGGAGAGATGTCCTGCTCATGGATCTGTTAACAGCTTGAAAG GTCTTATGCTGGATGGACTTGCTCTTTGCAATGAACAATTGGTGAGAGGCACTGTGGCAGAAAATTTGAATGCAAGAGGCAGTGAGAGTTCGACCAATGTATCTAGAAGTGTCCATGCAAGTGCCAATTTTCCATTTGCAGAAGGGAGTTTATTCACTGCCACGTTATGGGTTGGTCTGGAGGGTTTCCATATGACAGTTAATGGAAGGCATGAAACATCATTTGCTTACAGGGAG AAACTTGAACCATGGTTGGTTAATCGAGTCAAAGTGGCTGGTGATTTGGATGTGTTATCGACTATAGCTGAAGGTTTGCCTGTATCTGAGGATCATGATTTGGTTGTTGATGCTGAGCATCTCAAAGCTCcattaattaccaaaaaaagactTGTGATGTTGATTGGAGTTTTCTCAACTGGGAATAATTTTGAGAGACGAATGGCTATAAGGAGGTCTTGGATGCAGTATGAAGCCATACGCTCTGGGGATGTAGCTGTTCGATTTTTCATTGGTCTT CACCAAAATATGCAAGTAAATGTTGAACTGTGGAAAGAAGCTCAAGCATACGAGGACATCCAGTTCATGCCTTTTGTGGATTATTACAGCCTTATCAGTTACAAGACAGTTGCAATCTGCATTATGGGG ACGAAAATCATCCCTGCCAAGTATATCATGAAAACAGATGATGACGCTTTCGTGAGGATTGATGAAACACTGTCC AGTCTCAGGGGAAAACCATCTAATGGTCTTCTATATGGTCTCATATCTTCCAACTCATCTCCCCATAGAGAACAGGACAGCAAATGGTATATCAGTGAGAAG GAGTGGCCACATAATAAGTATCCTCCATGGGCTCACGGTCCAGGTTATATAATCTCTCAAGACATTGCAAAGTTTATCGTTCAGGGCCACCAAGAAGGAGATCTGAAG TGGTTTAAGCTAGAAGATGTTGCGATGGGCATATGGGTAGAGCAGTTCAAGAACAGTGGCAAGGAAGTGCACTACATAAGCGACGAACGGTTCTACAATGCTGGATGTGAATCCAATTACATTCTCGCGCATTATCAAGGCCCGAGGAAGCTACTGTGCCTCTGGGAGACGCTGCAGAAAGAGCGCCAGCCCAACTGTTGTGAATGA